In a single window of the Mycobacteriales bacterium genome:
- a CDS encoding DUF3817 domain-containing protein, producing MLSALRVVALLETLSFTVLLVGSLLKRTTGPDLVPVLGPLHGALYLGLVVLVLANLERLRWSWWFTLLMLTIGSPGAHFAVRASCVPTSSA from the coding sequence ATGCTGAGCGCCCTGCGCGTCGTCGCGCTGCTGGAGACGCTGTCGTTCACGGTGCTGCTCGTGGGGTCGCTGCTCAAGCGCACCACCGGCCCCGACCTCGTGCCGGTGCTCGGTCCGCTGCACGGTGCTCTCTACCTGGGGCTGGTCGTGCTGGTGCTCGCCAACCTGGAGCGGCTGCGTTGGTCGTGGTGGTTCACCCTGCTGATGTTGACGATCGGGTCGCCGGGCGCGCACTTCGCGGTCCGCGCCAGCTGCGTGCCCACATCATCGGCCTGA
- a CDS encoding xanthine dehydrogenase family protein molybdopterin-binding subunit, whose product MTDQLDAGLVAGEIAEHPDALSSPYAGGELGRGRRRKEDAKLLTGQTNWTDNITLPGLLHLAVLRSPMAHAKIVSVDVSAALEMPGVIAAYSGADLADVQGSLPCAWPVTPDMVHPDHPPLAVDEVRYVGDGVAVVVARDRYAAADALEAIAVEYDQLPAVVDMEAALADGAPLVHSDKGTNRCFLFDFPGAGADYDETVAAAGEDAVVVRRRFIQQRLLPTAMEPRAVVVAPISAADEYTVYSATQVPHILRVMLALVTNIPEQKIRVIAPDVGGGFGSKLNVYAEEVLCLVVAKKLGRPVKWTESRSENYQATIHGRDQIQDIEIAARKDGTLLGLKVQLLADMGAYLQLVTPGIPILGAFMFPAIYKMPSYRFICTGVFTTKTPTDAYRGAGRPEATFAIERIMDELAAELGRDPMELRKQNWIKHEEFPYDMVAGLTYDSGNYEAATEKAMGMFEYDDLRAEQQRLRAEGAPVQLGIGISTFTEMCGLAPSRVLGSLSYGAGGWESATIRMLPTGKVEVVSGATPHGQGHHTAWSQIVADALGVPFEDVEVLTGDTDSSAKGMDTYGSRSLVVGGIAIHKATGKVLEKAKRIAAHLLEASEQDVEFDKGAFSVKGSPEATLTIQEVALATFAAHNLPDGMEPTLDSDCVYDPENFSYPHGTHLCAVEVDTETGFTRIRKYVSVDDVGKIVNPVIVEGQVHGGLAQGIAQALYEEAVYDAEGNLTTGSLVDYLVPAAPDLPHFDTGRTETPATSNPLGVKGVGEAGTIASTPAVINAVVDALRPFGISDIRMPATPERVWRALHGDGTERAAAGTVAYGGASTASTSGSSAADTAGGPQ is encoded by the coding sequence ATGACCGACCAGCTGGATGCCGGCCTCGTCGCCGGCGAGATCGCCGAGCACCCGGACGCCCTGTCCTCGCCGTACGCCGGCGGCGAACTCGGCCGTGGCCGGCGCCGCAAGGAGGACGCCAAGCTCCTCACCGGGCAGACGAACTGGACCGACAACATCACCCTGCCCGGTTTGCTGCACCTGGCCGTGCTCCGCAGCCCGATGGCGCACGCGAAGATCGTCTCGGTCGACGTCTCGGCGGCGCTCGAGATGCCGGGCGTGATCGCCGCCTACAGCGGCGCCGACCTGGCCGACGTGCAGGGCTCGCTGCCGTGTGCCTGGCCGGTGACGCCCGACATGGTGCATCCCGACCACCCCCCGCTGGCGGTCGACGAGGTGCGCTACGTCGGTGACGGTGTCGCCGTCGTCGTGGCCCGGGACCGGTACGCCGCCGCCGACGCGCTCGAGGCGATCGCGGTGGAGTACGACCAGCTGCCGGCGGTGGTCGACATGGAGGCCGCCCTGGCCGACGGTGCGCCGCTGGTGCACTCCGACAAGGGCACCAACCGCTGCTTCCTGTTCGACTTCCCGGGCGCCGGCGCGGACTACGACGAGACCGTCGCCGCGGCCGGCGAAGACGCCGTGGTCGTCAGGCGCCGCTTCATCCAGCAGCGCCTGCTGCCGACGGCGATGGAGCCGCGGGCGGTCGTCGTCGCACCGATCTCGGCGGCCGACGAGTACACCGTCTACTCCGCCACCCAGGTCCCGCACATCCTGCGCGTGATGCTGGCGCTGGTCACCAACATCCCGGAGCAGAAGATCCGGGTGATCGCGCCGGACGTCGGCGGCGGCTTCGGCAGCAAGCTCAATGTCTACGCCGAGGAGGTGCTCTGCCTGGTCGTGGCCAAGAAGCTGGGCCGGCCGGTGAAGTGGACCGAGTCGCGCAGCGAGAACTACCAGGCCACCATCCACGGACGCGACCAGATACAGGACATCGAGATCGCGGCGCGCAAGGACGGCACCCTGCTCGGGCTGAAGGTGCAGCTGCTCGCCGACATGGGCGCCTACCTGCAGCTCGTCACGCCCGGCATCCCGATCCTGGGCGCGTTCATGTTCCCCGCCATCTACAAGATGCCGAGCTACCGCTTCATCTGCACCGGCGTCTTCACGACCAAGACACCCACCGACGCCTACCGCGGCGCCGGCCGGCCCGAGGCGACCTTCGCCATCGAGCGGATCATGGACGAGCTGGCTGCCGAGCTCGGGCGCGACCCGATGGAGCTGCGCAAGCAGAACTGGATCAAGCACGAGGAGTTCCCGTACGACATGGTGGCCGGGCTCACCTACGACTCGGGCAACTACGAGGCGGCCACCGAGAAGGCCATGGGGATGTTCGAGTACGACGATCTCCGGGCTGAGCAACAGCGTCTCCGGGCAGAGGGAGCCCCGGTGCAGCTGGGCATCGGCATCTCGACGTTCACCGAGATGTGCGGGCTGGCGCCGTCCCGTGTGCTCGGCTCGCTGTCCTACGGCGCCGGCGGCTGGGAATCCGCGACGATCCGGATGCTGCCGACCGGCAAGGTCGAGGTCGTCTCGGGAGCCACGCCGCACGGGCAGGGCCACCACACCGCGTGGAGCCAGATCGTGGCCGATGCGCTGGGGGTGCCGTTCGAGGACGTCGAGGTGCTCACCGGCGACACCGACTCGAGCGCCAAGGGCATGGACACCTACGGCTCCCGCTCGCTGGTCGTGGGCGGCATCGCGATCCACAAGGCGACCGGCAAGGTGCTCGAGAAGGCGAAGCGGATCGCCGCGCACCTGCTCGAGGCGTCCGAGCAGGACGTGGAGTTCGACAAGGGCGCCTTCTCCGTCAAAGGCTCGCCGGAGGCCACCCTCACGATCCAGGAGGTGGCACTCGCGACCTTCGCGGCGCACAACCTCCCGGACGGGATGGAGCCGACGCTGGACAGCGACTGCGTCTACGACCCGGAGAACTTCAGCTACCCGCACGGCACCCACCTGTGCGCGGTGGAGGTGGACACCGAGACCGGCTTCACCAGGATCCGCAAGTACGTGTCGGTCGACGACGTCGGGAAGATCGTCAACCCGGTCATCGTCGAGGGCCAGGTGCACGGCGGCCTGGCCCAGGGGATCGCGCAGGCGCTGTACGAGGAGGCGGTCTACGACGCCGAGGGCAACCTCACGACCGGTTCGCTGGTCGACTACCTCGTCCCGGCCGCGCCCGATCTGCCGCACTTCGACACCGGTCGCACCGAGACCCCGGCGACCAGCAACCCGCTGGGTGTCAAGGGTGTCGGCGAGGCCGGCACCATCGCCTCCACACCGGCCGTCATCAACGCCGTCGTCGACGCACTGCGGCCGTTCGGTATCTCCGACATCCGCATGCCGGCGACGCCGGAGCGGGTGTGGCGCGCCCTGCACGGCGACGGCACCGAACGCGCCGCCGCCGGAACCGTCGCCTATGGCGGCGCCTCGACCGCTTCCACCTCCGGAAGCTCCGCCGCCGACACCGCAGGAGGTCCGCAGTGA
- a CDS encoding VWA domain-containing protein — translation MSAVAEPYDAVDTVVGLAATLRGMGVAASPDRVHAAVAALAELDPLRRPDVYWAGRLTLCGSAEDLPRYDLAFDAYFGDRSGTAVRRQRLTRRALQLVAEPGSEPGDGDGDTAPPESVSAAASSVEQLRSRDVSTLTAAERDQLRALLAALRLPGEKRATRRLRPAPRGRVDGTRTLRAWLAAGGEPARLRHRAPALRTRRVVLLVDVSGSMESYADALLRFAHAASRRGSAPTEVFTLGTRLTRVSREMAVRDPDAAMAGVAAAVPDAGGGTRLGELLAQFLVQWGQRGTARGAVVVILSDGWERGDATLLGEQMERLHRLAHRVVWANPRKAAPGYAPLAAGMAAALPHVDDFVEGHSLGALEQLAAVVRGSARA, via the coding sequence ATGAGCGCCGTGGCCGAGCCGTACGACGCCGTCGACACCGTCGTCGGCCTGGCGGCCACCCTGCGCGGCATGGGGGTCGCGGCCTCCCCCGACCGGGTGCATGCGGCCGTCGCGGCCCTGGCCGAGCTGGACCCGCTCCGGCGCCCGGACGTCTACTGGGCCGGCCGGCTGACGCTCTGCGGCAGCGCCGAGGACCTGCCCCGTTACGACCTCGCCTTCGACGCCTACTTCGGCGACCGGTCGGGGACGGCCGTGCGGCGGCAGCGGCTGACCCGGCGGGCGCTGCAGCTGGTCGCCGAGCCGGGGAGCGAGCCGGGCGACGGTGACGGTGACACGGCGCCGCCCGAGTCGGTCAGCGCAGCGGCCAGCAGCGTGGAGCAGCTGCGGTCGCGGGACGTGAGCACCCTGACCGCCGCCGAGCGGGACCAGCTGCGGGCGCTGCTGGCGGCGCTGCGGCTGCCGGGAGAGAAGCGGGCCACCCGGCGCCTGCGGCCCGCGCCGCGCGGCCGGGTCGACGGCACCCGCACGCTGCGCGCCTGGCTGGCCGCGGGGGGTGAGCCGGCCCGGCTGCGGCACCGGGCGCCGGCGCTGCGGACCCGCCGTGTGGTGCTGCTCGTCGACGTCAGCGGCTCGATGGAGAGCTACGCCGACGCGCTGCTGCGCTTCGCGCACGCCGCCTCGCGACGCGGCTCCGCCCCCACCGAGGTCTTCACCCTCGGCACCCGGCTCACCCGCGTGTCGCGTGAGATGGCCGTACGGGACCCGGACGCCGCGATGGCCGGTGTCGCCGCGGCGGTCCCGGACGCCGGCGGCGGCACCCGGCTGGGCGAGCTGCTCGCGCAGTTCCTCGTCCAGTGGGGCCAGCGCGGGACCGCGCGCGGTGCGGTCGTGGTGATCCTGTCCGACGGCTGGGAGCGCGGCGACGCGACGCTGCTCGGGGAGCAGATGGAGCGGCTGCACCGGCTGGCGCACCGGGTCGTCTGGGCCAACCCGCGCAAGGCCGCTCCGGGCTACGCGCCGCTGGCCGCGGGGATGGCCGCCGCGCTGCCGCACGTCGACGACTTCGTCGAGGGTCACAGCCTCGGCGCGCTCGAGCAGCTGGCCGCGGTCGTGCGCGGGAGCGCCCGTGCGTGA
- a CDS encoding (2Fe-2S)-binding protein has translation MRVRMKVDGVTYDDEVEPRKLLTHHLREGLGRVGTPIGCDTSNCGACTVLIDGDSVKSCSVLAVQADGTDITTIQGLAGGPEGSGAQWHPVQKAFQEHHGLQCGFCTPGMVLAAVDLLKRNPSPTEDEVRHGLEGNLCRCTGYQNIVKAVLSAASELRGEGPLPGSFSDGPADKQEVPA, from the coding sequence ATGCGCGTACGCATGAAGGTTGACGGCGTCACCTACGACGACGAGGTCGAGCCACGCAAGCTGCTCACCCACCATCTGCGTGAGGGCCTCGGCCGGGTCGGCACGCCCATCGGCTGCGACACCTCGAACTGCGGTGCCTGCACCGTCCTGATCGACGGTGACAGCGTGAAGAGCTGCTCGGTGCTCGCCGTGCAGGCCGACGGAACCGACATCACGACGATCCAGGGACTGGCCGGCGGGCCGGAGGGCTCCGGCGCGCAGTGGCACCCGGTGCAGAAGGCCTTCCAGGAGCACCACGGCCTGCAGTGCGGTTTCTGCACGCCGGGCATGGTGCTGGCGGCGGTCGACCTGCTGAAGCGCAACCCGAGCCCCACCGAGGACGAGGTCCGGCACGGCCTCGAGGGCAACCTCTGCCGCTGCACGGGCTATCAGAACATCGTCAAGGCGGTGCTGTCCGCCGCCTCGGAGCTGCGCGGAGAGGGCCCCCTGCCCGGCTCGTTCTCCGACGGCCCCGCCGACAAGCAGGAGGTCCCGGCATGA
- a CDS encoding FAD binding domain-containing protein, producing the protein MIPAQFDYVAPTSLADAVTALGEAGEDAKILAGGQSLIPVLRLRLAFPTVLVDLGRVEELRGVSEDDGAIVIGAMTRHSDVLSDPLVRQYAGLLAEATATVADPAVRHRGTFGGALAHADPAGDLAAVALALDAELVAEGPGGRRTIAARDFFLDYLETALSPDEILAAVRIPKLEGSWGYRYEKFNRVAQAWAIVGVAAAVRTEGGSITEARIGLTNMGSTPVRPAAVEAALPGAADAAAVKAAALSAADGTTPPSDLGGQSDYRAHLARVLTARAVVGAAGLTT; encoded by the coding sequence GTGATCCCCGCCCAGTTCGACTACGTCGCTCCCACGTCGCTGGCCGACGCCGTCACCGCGCTCGGCGAGGCCGGTGAGGACGCCAAGATCCTGGCCGGCGGGCAGAGCCTGATCCCGGTGCTCCGCCTACGGCTGGCCTTTCCCACGGTGCTCGTCGATCTGGGCCGGGTCGAGGAGCTGCGCGGGGTGTCCGAGGACGACGGCGCGATCGTCATCGGCGCGATGACCCGGCACAGCGACGTGCTCTCCGACCCGCTGGTCCGGCAGTACGCCGGCCTGCTGGCCGAGGCGACGGCCACCGTGGCCGACCCGGCTGTCCGCCACCGCGGCACCTTCGGGGGTGCGCTGGCGCACGCCGACCCGGCGGGTGACCTGGCCGCAGTGGCCCTCGCGCTGGATGCCGAGCTCGTCGCGGAGGGGCCCGGTGGCCGGCGCACCATCGCGGCCCGCGACTTCTTCCTGGACTACCTGGAGACGGCGCTGTCGCCGGACGAGATCCTGGCTGCCGTGCGGATCCCCAAGCTCGAAGGCAGCTGGGGCTACCGCTACGAGAAGTTCAACCGGGTGGCGCAGGCCTGGGCGATCGTCGGCGTCGCGGCGGCCGTCCGCACCGAGGGCGGCTCGATCACCGAGGCCCGGATCGGCCTGACCAACATGGGCTCGACGCCGGTGCGGCCGGCGGCGGTGGAGGCGGCGCTGCCCGGGGCCGCCGACGCGGCGGCGGTCAAGGCGGCCGCACTGTCGGCGGCGGACGGCACCACTCCGCCGTCGGACCTGGGCGGGCAGTCGGACTACCGCGCCCACCTGGCCCGGGTGCTCACCGCACGGGCCGTGGTGGGTGCCGCCGGGCTCACGACATGA
- a CDS encoding MoxR family ATPase — MPSQLQDPAGLARLLADAGYFADEGVATAAYLALALPRPLFLEGEPGVGKTSLAHALATVVGADLLRLQCYEGIDASQALYDWDFPRQLLHLRAAEAAGQADAERLEAEVYSRRFLLARPLLAALETSPAVLLVDEVDRADDEFEAFLLEVLSDYTVTVPELGTVRAQVPPVVVVTSNRTREVHDALKRRCLYHWVEHPDFDREVAIVRARVPEASAALAGQVARAVAVLRSEDLLKPPGVAETIDWAQALVALGAERLDAGLATATLGAVLKYREDQLHAKRPDVQQLLTTAMLGR; from the coding sequence CTGCCCTCCCAGCTGCAGGACCCCGCCGGACTCGCCCGGCTGCTCGCCGACGCGGGCTACTTCGCCGACGAGGGCGTGGCCACGGCGGCCTACCTCGCCCTCGCCCTGCCGCGCCCGCTGTTCCTCGAGGGGGAGCCGGGTGTCGGCAAGACATCGCTGGCGCACGCCCTGGCGACGGTGGTCGGAGCCGACCTGTTGCGCCTGCAGTGCTACGAGGGCATCGACGCTTCGCAGGCGCTCTACGACTGGGACTTCCCCCGCCAGCTGCTACACCTGCGCGCCGCCGAGGCGGCCGGGCAGGCGGACGCCGAGCGGCTCGAGGCGGAGGTCTACAGCCGGCGGTTCCTGCTGGCCCGCCCGCTCCTGGCGGCGCTCGAGACGTCGCCGGCGGTGCTGCTCGTCGACGAGGTCGACCGGGCCGACGACGAGTTCGAGGCCTTCCTGCTCGAGGTGCTGTCCGACTACACCGTGACGGTCCCGGAGCTGGGCACGGTCCGCGCCCAGGTGCCGCCGGTCGTGGTCGTCACGAGCAACCGCACCCGCGAGGTGCACGACGCCCTCAAGCGGCGTTGCCTCTACCACTGGGTCGAGCATCCCGACTTCGATCGGGAGGTCGCCATCGTCCGGGCCCGGGTGCCCGAGGCCTCCGCCGCGCTGGCCGGCCAGGTCGCCCGGGCCGTCGCCGTCCTGCGCTCCGAGGACCTGCTCAAGCCACCCGGCGTCGCCGAGACCATCGACTGGGCTCAGGCCCTGGTCGCCCTGGGCGCCGAGCGGCTCGACGCGGGGCTGGCGACGGCGACCCTGGGCGCCGTGCTGAAGTACCGCGAGGACCAGCTGCACGCCAAGCGCCCCGACGTGCAGCAGCTGCTGACCACGGCGATGCTGGGGAGATGA
- the meaB gene encoding methylmalonyl Co-A mutase-associated GTPase MeaB, with product MTTARSRRALDIPALVEQAGEGQPRAVARLISLVEDASPALREVMALLAPRAGHARVLGLTGSPGVGKSTCTSALVTAYRRRGLRVGVLAVDPSSPFSGGALLGDRVRMQEHATDGGVFIRSMASRGQLGGLSWATPQALRVLAAAGCDVVLVETVGVGQAEVEVASLADTTLVLLAPGMGDGIQAAKAGILEVADIFVVNKADRDGADSVVRDLRYMQSLGTQSPAQAKVEGRWVAPVVKTVAARGEGVDEVVDRIEQHGAWMAEHGVVDQRRRKRAADEVEAIALTTLRERMGDLRGSDALDKLAVQVVAGQIDPYTAADALVEAL from the coding sequence GTGACGACGGCGCGCTCGCGCCGCGCGCTCGACATTCCCGCGCTCGTGGAGCAGGCGGGGGAGGGGCAGCCCCGCGCCGTCGCACGGCTGATCAGCCTGGTCGAGGACGCGAGCCCGGCGCTGCGCGAGGTCATGGCGCTGCTCGCGCCGCGCGCCGGGCACGCCCGCGTTCTCGGGCTGACCGGATCGCCCGGCGTCGGCAAGTCCACCTGCACCAGCGCCCTGGTGACCGCCTACCGCCGCCGTGGCCTGCGCGTGGGGGTCCTCGCGGTGGACCCGAGTTCGCCCTTCTCCGGCGGCGCCCTGCTCGGGGACCGGGTCCGGATGCAGGAGCACGCGACCGACGGGGGTGTGTTCATCCGCTCGATGGCCTCGCGCGGCCAGCTCGGCGGGCTGTCCTGGGCCACGCCGCAGGCGCTCCGGGTGCTGGCCGCCGCCGGTTGCGACGTGGTGCTCGTCGAGACGGTCGGGGTGGGGCAGGCCGAGGTCGAGGTCGCCTCGCTGGCCGACACGACGCTCGTCCTGCTGGCCCCCGGCATGGGCGACGGCATCCAGGCTGCGAAGGCGGGCATCCTCGAGGTGGCCGACATCTTCGTGGTCAACAAGGCCGACCGGGACGGCGCCGACTCGGTCGTGCGCGACCTGCGCTACATGCAGTCGCTGGGCACCCAGTCGCCCGCACAGGCCAAGGTCGAGGGCAGGTGGGTCGCGCCGGTCGTCAAGACGGTGGCCGCCAGGGGCGAGGGTGTGGACGAGGTCGTCGACCGGATCGAGCAGCACGGCGCCTGGATGGCCGAGCACGGAGTCGTCGACCAGCGCCGGCGCAAGCGGGCCGCCGACGAGGTGGAGGCCATCGCGCTGACCACGCTGCGCGAGCGGATGGGCGACCTGCGTGGGAGCGACGCGCTGGACAAGCTCGCCGTGCAGGTCGTCGCCGGCCAGATCGATCCGTACACCGCCGCCGACGCGCTGGTGGAAGCGCTGTGA